In the Lentisphaerota bacterium genome, GACGATCGTCATGGGCGTCAACCAGGACGAATACGACTCGGCCAAGCACGCGATTGTCTCGAACGCCTCCTGCACCACCAACTGCCTCGCGCCGGTCGTCAAGGTGCTGCTCGACACCGTCGGCATCGAGACCGGCCTGATGACCACGATCCACAGCTACACCGCGACGCAGAAGACCGTTGACGGGCCTTCCAAGAAGGATTGGCGCGGCGGCCGCGCTGCGGCATGCAACATCATTCCCTCGACCACCGGCGCGGCCAAAGCGGTCGGCGAGGTGCTTCCCGCGACCAAGGGCAAGATGACCGGGATGAGCTTCCGCGTTCCCACCCCCAACGTCTCGGTGGTTGACCTGACCTTCCGCAGCGCCAAGGACACCTCGATCGAGGCGATCGACGCCGCGCTCAAGGCCGCTGCGAAGTCGGGCCCGCTCAAGGGACTCCTCGGCTTCACCGACGAGGAACTGGTCTCCACAGACTTCATTCATGACGCCCGCTCCTCGATCTACGACTCGCTCGCCACCCTGCAGAACAATCTCAAGGGCGAGAAGCGCTTTTTCAAGATCGTGAGCTGGTACGACAACGAATGGGGCTACAGCAACCGCGTGGTCGAACTGGTCCGCTTCATGGCGGAAAAAGATAGCGGCAAGGGCTGCTGCTGCTGTGGGTGAGCGATCCCAAGGGGTGAAGAGGGCGGCATGAACAAAAAAACGTTGCGCGATGTCGATGTGGCGGGCAAGCGGGTGCTGATGCGTGTGGATTTCAATGTGCCGATCAAGAACGGCGCCATCA is a window encoding:
- the gap gene encoding type I glyceraldehyde-3-phosphate dehydrogenase, which translates into the protein MAIKVGINGFGRIGRMVFQALCDQGLLGKGCGQLDVVAVVDISTDAEYFAYQMKFDSVHGKFKHAVATKKSAPDKEEADVLVVNGHEVRCVMAQKSPADLPWAALGVDYVIESTGLFTDSDKAKGHLAAGAKKVILSAPGKGDVKTIVMGVNQDEYDSAKHAIVSNASCTTNCLAPVVKVLLDTVGIETGLMTTIHSYTATQKTVDGPSKKDWRGGRAAACNIIPSTTGAAKAVGEVLPATKGKMTGMSFRVPTPNVSVVDLTFRSAKDTSIEAIDAALKAAAKSGPLKGLLGFTDEELVSTDFIHDARSSIYDSLATLQNNLKGEKRFFKIVSWYDNEWGYSNRVVELVRFMAEKDSGKGCCCCG